Genomic DNA from Desulfuromonadales bacterium:
TGAAAAGTCCTGTTAAATCGTTGTTCTGACACTAAAAATGCGCATACAGTATACAGTATTTTTTCCTTGACAAAGGTTTTAATTTATCCTAACTTGCACACGGCCGTGCCCCGTGGAAGCCATCCCTGAAAAAGCAGGAATTATCATAAAACATTCGCTGGAGGAGCCGTTTCATGCTAGATAGCTATCTGCCGATACTCGTCCTCATCGCCATCGCCCTGGCTTTCGCCCTGGGATCTGTCGTCATGTCGAGGCTGGTGGGACAGAAGAAGCCGTCCACCGTCAAGCTGGCCCCTTACGAGTGCGGCATGCCTCCCGTCGGGTCGGCTCGCGAGCGCGTCTCGGTCAAGTTCTACATAATCGCAATGCTCTTCATCGTCTTCGATATCGAGGCGGTTTTCCTTTACCCCTGGGCGGTGGTGTTCAAGAGGCTCGGTCTTTTCGGTTTCGTCGAGATGGGGGTCTTTATCGCCATCCTGCTCGTCGGATACGTTTATGTCTGGAAAAAAGGAGCACTGGAATGGGAGTAGAAAGCCTGGGTAACAACGTCATCACCACGTCTCTGGATAAACTCGTCAACTGGTCCCGGTCCAGGTCGCTGTGGCCGATGACCTTCGGTCTGGCGTGCTGCGCTATCGAGATGATGGCGACCGGTGCCGCTCGTTTCGACCTCGATCGCTTCGGTGTTCTTTTTCGTGCTTCGCCGAGGCAGGCCGACTGCATCGTCATTGCCGGGACGGTGACCAAGAAGATGATGCCGGCCATCAAGACCGTCTATGAGCAGATGCCTGAGCCCAAGTATGTTATTGCCATGGGCGCCTGTGCCTGCTCGGGAGGGATTTTCGATACCTATAGCGTGGTGCAGGGGATCGACGAATACCTGCCGGTCGACGTTTACATTCCTGGCTGCCCGCCGCGACCCGAGGGTCTCCTCTGCGGGATTATCAAGCTGCAGGAGAAGATCATGAAGGAGCGCAACTCCTTCGGTGCCGCCATCGGCGTGGGCGAAGTGATCAGCCAGGCTTGAGCGGTCCTTCCTCTAGGCCGAAATCGCAATGACAAGGAATGAGAATATGAGCGTACAGTCTGTAGTTGAAAGCCTGAAGGGGAAGTTCTCCGCTTCGGTCCTGGAGGTCGCCGAATTCCGTGGCGAGACGACGGTTGTCGTGAAGAAAGAGGATATCGTCGCAATCTGTGCCTACCTCAAGAAGGAGGTAGGGTTCAATTTTCTTACTGACCTCTGCGGCGTCGATTATCTCGGGAAGTCTCCCCGTTTCATGGTTGTCTACCATCTGTACAACATCAAGACCCATGAGCGGCTGCGTCTCAAGGTCCCGGTGGAGGAAAAATTTCCGCAGGTCGATACGGTCAGCGGCGTCTGGGCAACTGCCAACTGGCACGAACGCGAATGCTGGGACCTGATGGGGATATCGTTCAATCACCATCCCGACCTCCGCCGCATCCTCATGCCGGAAGACTGGCAGGGGCATCCTCTGCGCAAGGATTATCCGGTTCAGGGCCCCGGGCGCGAACCCTACCAGGGGCGTCTTTCCTAGTCAGTCGCACAGGTTAATCACCGTTTCCCATAGAAGAGGCAGATTATGGCTACGACCGAAACGATGACCATAAACATGGGACCGCAGCATCCCTCGACCCACGGGGTGTTGCGTCTGGTGCTGGAGCTTGACGGGGAGGTTGTCGTCAAGGCCGTACCGCACATCGGTTTTCTCCATCGCGGCATCGAAAAACTTTCCGAACACCGCACCTACCACCAGGTTCTTCCTCTGACCGACCGCCTGGATTATCTGGCGCCGATGCACAACAACCTGGCGTATGTTCTGGCGGTGGAGAAACTGCTGGGAATCACCGACCTGATTCCCGAGCGGGCACAGGTCGTCCGGGTCATGCTGGCGGAATTGACCCGCCTCAAGAGTCACCTTGTCTGGCTCGCCTGCCATGCCCTCGATATCGGCGCCATGACCGTCTTCATTTACTGCTTCCGGGAACGGGAGCGAATCATGGATATTTACGAGAAGGTTTCCGGCGCCCGCATGACCTCCAACTATTTCCGTGTGGGCGGTCTCTCGGCCGATCTACCTGCCGGATTGGAGAAGGAGATTCGTACCTTCGCCGAGGAGATGCCGCGCCACATAGATACTTATGAAGGCCTGCTGACCGGCAACAAGATCTGGCAGAAGCGTGTCCAGGGCGTCGGTCGCATCAGTGCCGAGGACGCCATCGACCTAGGCGTTTCCGGCCCCTCTTTGCGCGGCTCAGGGGTTAATTGGGATTTGCGCCGGGACAATCCCTACAGCGGTTATGAGAACTACGATTTCGAGGTTTCCGTCCAGGATGGCGGCGACACCTGGGCTCGCTATCTCGTCCGGCTCAAGGAAATGCGCGAGTCGTGCAAGATCGTGCGTCAGGCCCTCGACAGGCTCAAGCCCGGCCCCATTCTCGCAGATGCACCGAAGATCGTACTGCCGCCGAAGAAGGACGTGGTCAACACCATCGAAGGTCTGATCCACCATTTCAAGATCATTAGCGAAGGGTTCAAGCCCGAAGCCGGCGAAATCTATCAGAGTGTAGAGAATCCCAAGGGCGAGGTCGGGTTCTACATCGTCTCCGACGGTTCGGCTCGCCCCTATCGGATGAAAATCCGCCCCGCATCCTTCATCAATCTGCAGGCGCTGCCCAAGATGTGCGAAGGAAGCCTGATTGCCGACGTGGTGGCCGTCATCGGGACTTTGGATATCGTCCTCGGCGAGATCGACCGGTAACCGTCACGCGACGAAAGAGGTGTCGAACATGAGTAACACTGCGGAAATTGTACAGGAAGAGGAAATCGATCTGACCGCCGCCAATGCGATTATCGATAAATATATCGACATGAAAGGCGCCTTGATGCCGGTGCTGCAGGAGATCCAGGAGGCCTACGGCTATGTACCGGAGCCGACCGTGCACCTGGTTGCCGATCGGCTCAACGTCTATTCCAGCCAGATCTACGGGGTGCTGACTTTCTATGCCCAGTTTCATCTGGAGCCGCGCGGCAAGTATATCGTCCGCGTCTGCATGGGGACGGCATGCCACGTCAAGGGGGCCGGCCGCATCGGCGATACCCTCAAGGATCGCCTCGGCATCGGCCATGCGGAGACTACGCCTGACCTCAAGTTCACCGCCGAGTTCGTTGCCTGCATCGGCGCCTGTGGCATGGCGCCGGTCATCATGGTCAACGATGCGACCTACGGCAGCATGTCGGTCCAGAAGATGGACGAGGTCATCAAGAAGTACCAGGGAATGGAATAAATCTTCGGTTTTGCCAATTTTACCAACACCAGCGGGGACTCAATCCTATGGCCGCGAATGCTGAAAAGATAAAAGTTCTCATCTGCACGGGAACCGGTGGCCTGGCCTCCGGGGCCAGGGCGGTGGCGGATGCTTTCGAAGAGGAATTTGCCAAACAGGGCGTCGAAGCCAAGGTTGGCAAACGCTGCGAGGTGGTCGGTACCGGCTGCCGCGGCCTCTGCGCCAACGACGTGCTGGTCGATATCGTCGTGCCGGGTCAGGACCCGGTGACCTACGACTTTGTTACCCCGGAACTGGTACCGCAGATCGTCGGTGAGCACGTGCTGGCCAACGAGCCGGTTGCCAAGAAGGTCGCCGGCCCCTACTACGCCAAGTTTCTCGAAAAACAGATGCGCGTCATCTTCTCCCGTTGCGGCACGATCGACGCGGAGAGCATCGAGGATTTCATCGCTCACAAGGGCTTTACCGGCATCCAGAAGGCGGTCACCATGACGCCGGACCAGGTGATCGACGAAGTCAAGCGTTCCGGCCTTCGGGGTCGTGGGGGCGGCGGCTTCCCGACCGGCGTCAAGTGGTCCTTCTGCAAGGCCTCGCCCGGTGAGACCAAGTATCTGATCTGCAACGCCGACGAAGGGGACCCCGGGGCGTTCATGGACCGCTCGGTCCTCGAAGGGGATCCGTACGGCCTCATCGAAGGGATGATGATCGGCGCCTATGCCATCGGCTGCAAATTCGGCTATGTCTATGTGCGCGCCGAATACCCCCTGGCCATCAAGCGGTTGCAGAAAGCCATCGACACCTGCTACGAGCGCGGTATCCTCGGCAAGGACTGCATGGGCCTCGGCTTCGCCTTCGACATGCGAATCAAAGCCGGCGCCGGCGCCTTCGTCTGCGGCGAAGAGACGGCGCTGATGGCCTCCATCGAGGGGCAACGCGGCATGTCCCGGCCCCGTCCGCCGTTCCCCGCCGTGCGTGGCCTCTGGGGTTACCCCACCAATATCAACAACGTCGAGACCTTCGCCAACGTCTCCTACATCTTCTACAACGGCGCCGACTGGTACGCCTCGATCGGCACCGAGGGGACGAAGGGAACCAAGATCTTTGCCCTCACCGGCAAGGTCAAACACACCGGTCTGGTCGAGGTCCCGGCCGGGACGACCATGCGCGAGGTCATCTTCGACGTCTGCGGCGGCATTCTCAACAACCGCAAGTTCAAGGCGGTGCAGGCCGGCGGCCCTTCGGGCGGCTGTCTCCCCGCCGAGGCCCTCGATGCCCAGGTCGACTACGACTCGCTGATCAAGGCCGGCGCCATGATGGGCTCCGGCGGGCTGGTCGTCATGGATGAAACGACCTGTATGGTCGACATCGCCCGTTTCTTCCTCAACTTCACTCGCGTCGAGTCCTGCGGCAAGTGTATCCCCTGCCGCATTGGCCTGAAGATCATGCTCGAAATTCTCGAGCGCATCACTCGCGGGGAAGGGCGCGAGGGAGATATCGAGATGCTCGAGAACATGGCCTACGACATCAAAAAGAGTTCGCTCTGCGGCCTCGGGCAGACGGCCCCCAATCCCGTCCTCTCCACCATCCGCTACTTCCGGCACGAATACGAGGCGCATATCAAGGAAAAGCGCTGTCCGTCGAACTCCTGCAAGGAACTGCTCAAGTTCGAAGTGGTGGAGAACGCCTGCAAGAAATGCGGCCTCTGCTTCAAGATCTGCCCGGTGGACGCCATTACCTGGGAAAAGGGCGGGGTGGCGATCATCGACAAGGACAAGTGCACCAAGTGCACCTCCTGTTACGACGCCTGCCGCTTCATGGCAATCGAGTAGCCGATTCCCTAGCTGATTCTGATAAGAGGTCAAGATGGTAAATCTGACGATTGACGGCAAGAAGGTTACGGTTAAAAGATCGGCGACCATTTACGAGGCCGCGAAGGAAGCCGGCATCGATATTCCGGTCCTCTGCTATGCCAAAAAGCTCCTCCCCTATGGCGCCTGCCGCGTCTGCCTGGTGGAGGTGGAGCAGATGAAGGGGCGGCTGATCCCCTCCTGCACCACCCCGGTTACGGAAGGGATGGTCGTCACCACAACCTCCCCCGAGATCAATAAGGTGCGCAAGACCGTTCTTGAGTTTCTACTGGTCAACCACGTGGTAGAGTGTCCGGTCTGCGACAAGGGCGGCGAGTGCGATCTGCAGGATCTGACCTACGAATACGAAGTGGTGACCAACCGCTTCGAAGGGGTGAAGTTCGACCTCCCCAAGGACGAGGTCAATCCTCTGATTGAGCGCAACATGAACCGTTGCGTGCTCTGCGGCAAGTGCGCCCGCGTCTGCGACGAGATCGTCGGTTACGGCTCCTACTCCTTCATCAACCGCGGCTTCGAGACGAAGATTGCCACCGCCTTTGATCGCGGACTGAACTGCGAGTTCTGCGGCCAGTGCGTATCGATGTGCCCGGTCGGTGCCATCCTGCCGCGCCCCTTCAAGTTCAAGGCACGCCCCTGGCAGCTCAAGGAAGTCGACTCGGTCTGCGGCTATTGCGGCAACGGCTGCACCGTCACCCTTGGCGTACTGGGGAATAAGGTCGAGACCATCCGCTTCAACGACAAGACCGGTGTCAACGACGGTAACCTCTGCATCCGTGGCCGCTTCGGCTATTCCTACGTCAACAGCGAAGAGCGCCTGAAGAAACCGCTGCTGCGCAAGGACGGTCAGTTGGTCGAGGTCGAATGGCCTGAAGCTCTCGCTGCCGTGGCCGACGGCCTCGCAAGGGCCGGCAAGGAAAAGGGGCTCGGCATCCTGGCCGGTGGCCGCCTTACCAATGAGGAAATCTTCCTGCTCAAGAACCTCGCCAAAAGTCTCGGTACGGGCAACATCGACCACTCCGGCGGCGAATGCTACAAGGGGCTTACCGAGGGTCTGCAGCTGACGCTGGGCATCAGTGCCTCGACGGCGACCTTCCCGCAGGTCGAGCAGGCTGACGTCATTCTCGCTATCCGCTCCGACTTTTATGAGACCCACCCGGTCTTCGGCATGGTGGTCAACCAGGCGGTGAAGCGGCATGATGCGCATTTGTTCATCGTCTCCGACAAGAAGGGGAAGTTCACCAAACTTCCCCATGCCGAGACCCTGCTGAGCCGCCCCGGACTTGAGGTCAATATCCTCAACGCCATGGCCCAGGTGTTGCTCGCCGAGGGACTGGCGGTCATCGACGGTGTTGAAGGGATTGACGAGCTTAAAAAGGCGCTTGCTGATTATGCCCCCGAGCAGGTCGCGGCCCAGACCGGGGTGGCCGCTGAGGCTATCCGCCAGGCCGCCCGGCAGCTGGCCGGCGCCAAGAAGAGCGCCATCCTGCTGGCCTATGGCCTTCCCTATACGGCTCAGAGCAGGGAACTGGCGGTTGCTGCGGCCAACCTGGCAATCCTTGCCGGAAATGCCGGGCGCCCCGGAAGCGGGCTCTACCTGTGCGGCGAAAAGGCCAACAGCCAGGGGGCGATCGACCTTGGGCTGCTCCCCGCAGCCGGCGCCCTCGGCGCCCAGGAGATGCTGCAGGCCGCTGCTGCCGGCAAGCTCGGTGCTCTCTACATCATCGGCGAGGACCCCCTGACTTCCTATCCTGATCGGGCCAAGGTGGAAGCGGCCCTTGACAAGGCGTCCTTCGTGGTCGTACAGGACATTTTTCTGTCACCGACGGCCTTGCAGGCCGATGTGGTTCTGCCCGCGGCCTCTTTTGCGGAGAAGGACGGTACCTTCACCAATGCCGAGCGGCGCATCCAGCGGGTTCGCCCCGGCATCGCCAGCCCTGGCGATGCAAAGTCGGACTACGCTATCTTCACCATGCTCGCCGCCTGCCTGGGCCAGCAGGTGAGTTATACAGGCCCTGCCGCAGTTTTCGCCGAGATCGCCGCGGCGGTTCCAGCCTATGCCGGCATCGATTTCAATGCCATCGGTCCGCAGGGGATTGTCTGGGGAGGCGAATCGCTGTCGCCGCGCTGCAAGAAAGTTCTGCCGGTCGCCGGCGGCAAGGCACTCGACGCACCTTTCCAACTGGTGACGGGGAGCGCCCTTTACCACAGTGGCACCATCTCAAGCCGTGCCAAGGGTCCTCTCGCCGTTGTTCCCGAGCCGTATCTGGAACTCAGTCTGCAGGATGCTGCGGCGCTCAAGATCGTCGATGGTGAAATGGTGTCCGTCAAGGGGAACGGCGTGGTGCTCAAGCTCAAGGCCAAAGTCGACAGTCGCCTCCCCAAAGGGGTCGTTTTCGCTCCTTACCATTTTGCCAGCGCCGGCCTGAACCGTCTCTATCGGGGCGAGGCTGCGGTTGCCGTGGAACTGAGCAAGTAACCAGCGCCAGGAGAGATTATGGACTGCCCCAAATGCAAGGCGCCCGTCTCGGTGAGGGCCAAATTCTGCGACCAGTGCGGGGCTAACCTGGCCGCGAATGTCGAGTTCCTGCACCAGCGCGCCCTCGATCATTATCACCGGGGACTGATCGACGAGTCGATCCGGCTCTGGGACGAAGCGATCGGTTTGGAGCCGGGCTACTGTAAAGGTTACTATTACAAGGGGCTGGCGCTCTACGACCGCGGTGACCTTCAACTGGCCGTTTCCGCCTTCCGCAAGGCGCTGGAGGGCGAGAAGGAGCCTTTTCGGGTCTACTTCAAGCTCGGCATGGCCCAGTACGGGCTCGGGGATCTGGCCGGCAGCATCGAAAGCTTCCGTCAGGCCCTCAAACTCAATCCGGGCAGCGCCGAAACCCACTACCGCCTCGGGCTCTCGTGCCTGCGCAACAATGACCTCGATGGCGCTCAGCGGGCACTTGCGGAAGCCCTAGGGATCAACCCCCAGTACACACGGGCGCTCTACATCCTTGGCATGGTTCTTTCTCAAAAAGGCGAGCACGACGAGGCGATTGCTAAATTCCGCAAGGTGGTCGAACTCAGCCCCACCTACACCGCCGCCCGTTTCGAGCTGGGCATGGCGCTGTTCAAGAAGGGCAGCCTGAGTGAAGCGGCCGAGCAGTTCCGGATGGCGGTCGAGTCCAATCAGCGCTTTGCCCCCGGCCACTTCATGCTGGGGGAGTCCTGCCGCAAACTGGGCGAATTCGGCGATGCAATCGGGGCCTACGAGCAAGTCCTGAAGCTCAATCCGAAGGACGCGGACACCTACATCCGCCTGGCCGAGTGCAACCTGCAACTCGATTTCCTCGACGCAGCCCGCGAGGCGCTGAACAAGGCATTGGCAATCAACCCGGACAATCGCGACGCCCAGTACCTGAAGAAGCATCTGGGGGAGATGACCACCCCCCACAAACCCGGTTTTTAGATTGGTATTCAAGTACCGTTATTTGATCAAATCTGACGAAGGAAGAGGATTGACATGACGCCACAAATGTTAAGCCTGTCGAACGCACCGCTGTGGTTCGTCGTCGCGATGCTGGTGAAGATTGCCGCGGTTTTCGGGGTAACCATGCTGATGGTCGCTTACGCCACCTGGGTGGAGCGCAAGGTCATCGGTCACATGCAGACCCGCCTTGGCCCCATGGCTACCGGCTGGCACGGCCTGCTGCAGCCGATTGCCGACGGTCTGAAGCTCTTCTTCAAGGAGGATATCATCCCGGCACAGGCCAGCAAGGTAGGGTTTATCCTGGCGCCGATGATGATTCTCGTTCCGGCGCTGATCACCGTCGCCGTCGTTCCCTTCGGGCCGGACCTGGAGATCGGTGGCTATCTGATTCCGCAGCAGATCACCGACCTCAACGTCGGCATGCTCTATGTCCTGGCGATGGCCGGCCTTGGCGTCTACGGCATCGTCCTTGCCGGCTGGAGTTCCAACAGCAAGTACTCGCTGCTCGGCGGCATCCGCTCCTCGGCGCAGATGGTTTCCTACGAGTTGGCGGCGGGCCTGACCATAGTCTCGGTCTTCATGCTCTCCGAGACACTCAGCCTGCGGGGGATCGTCGCAGCGCAGGCAGGGCCCCTCTGGGGCAGCATCGCCTTCCTCCCCAACTGGTATGTCTTCTCCCAGCCGCTCGCCTTCGGACTGTTCGTCATCTGCTCGCTGGCCGAAATCAACCGCACCCCCTTCGACCTCCCAGAGGCCGAGACCGAGCTGGTTTCCGGCTTCTGCACCGAATACTCCTCGATGAAGTACGCCCTCTTCTTCATGGCGGAATACGCGAACATGATCGTGATCTCGGCTCTCGCTGCCACGCTCTTCCTTGGCGGCTGGGGCGGGCCCTTCCCGGGAGTCATCAACCTGCTGCTGAAGGTCTTTGGTTTCATGTTCTTTTTCATCTGGCTTCGTGCCACCTGGCCCCGTGTACGTTATGACCAGCTGATGTTCCTGGGCTGGAAGGTCTTCCTGCCCCTCTCGCTGCTCAATATCGTGGTCACCGGCCTCGTGGTCGTGTTGGTGCAGTAACTCAAACCTGAGACAAGAGGATACGGCCCATGTTCAAAGAATTCATCCAAGGTCTGAGCATTACCTTTAAACACATGCTTCCTGGGCACTCGACTACGGTCCAATACCCCCTCGTGAAGTTGCAGCCTTCTGATCGCTTTCGCGGTCTGCACCGGTTGGTGCCGGCGCGCGACCGGGAGAAGTGCGTCGCCTGTTATCTGTGCCCGACGGTCTGTCCCGCCAAGTGCATCACGGTCGAGTCGGCGGAAAACGAGAAGGGCGAGAAATATCCCAAAGTTTATAAAATCGATCTGCTACGCTGCATCTTCTGCGGTTATTGTGTCGAAGCCTGTCCAGTCGAAGCCCTCGAGATGACCGACGCCTACGAACTGGCCAACTACAAGCGCGACGACTTCAACTTCACTAAAGAGCGGCTGCTCAAGTAATCGAAGGAGCGTTGAATCCATGGAAATCCTCTTTTTCTACCTGGTCGCCCTGGTCGCGGTCGCCTCCGCCCTGCTGGTGGTCACGTGCAAGAATCCCGTCAACAGCGCCCTCGCTCTGGTGAACACGTTCTTCAGCCTGGCCGTCTTCTACGTCATGCTCGAGGCGCCCTTCATGGCAGCCATTCAGGTCATGGTCTACGCTGGCGCCATCATGGTCCTGATCATCTTTGTCATCATGCTGCTGAACCTCGGAACGGCCACCCTGAAGAAGGTGTCCCACTCGGTGGCCGGCGGCGCGGCGGTAGCGGCACTGACCCTTTTTGTGATCGGCTACTTCCTCAACCGCAGCGAGCCGACCGGGATGACCGGTGACATCACTTCCGAAGTTGTAGCCAGGGTTGGTCATACCGAGTTGATCGGCAAGGCGCTGTTTGTCGATTTTCTTCTCCCATTTGAAATCACTTCCATCCTGCTCCTGGTCGCCATCATCGGGGCGGTGGTGCTGGCCAAGCGTGAAGTCTAGCCGAGAGACAAGGACAGGAGAGAGACCATGATCACCGTTCACCATTACCTGATACTCAGCGCGATTATCTTCTCCATCGGCACCTTCGGAGTCTTGACGCGCAAAAACGCCATCGTCATCTTCATGTGCATCGAGCTGATGCTCAATGCCGTCAACCTGACCTTCATCGCCCTCTCCCATCACCTGGGAAATCTTGACGGCCAGGTTTTCGTCTTCTTCGTCATGACCGTGGCGGCCGCTGAAGCTGCCGTGGGTCTGGCCCTGATGATCACTTTCTTCCGCAACCGGGAGAGCATCGAGGTCGACGACATCAACCTGTTGAAATGGTAGTATCTGCGATTCCGGGATTGCACTAAAGCTCAATCCGCTCAGAGGAGATATAGATGTACGACAAACTGTGGCTCATCCCGTTCTTTCCGCTGCTGGGGTCCGTGATCAACGGACTGCTCGGTAAGAAGATCAAGAATGAGAAGGTGATCGGGGCCATTGGAACCCTGGCCATCGCGTCCTCCTTCGTGGTCTCCTGCAAGTACTTCTTCCAACTGCTCGGCGACACGGAAAAGGTCCACGAGCAGGTGATTGCGTCCTGGATGTCCGTGGGGCCACTGCAGGTCGATTGGGGCTTCCTCCTCGATCCCCTCTCGGCGTTGATGATCATGGTGGTAACCGGGGTCGGCTCGCTGATCCATCTCTACTCCGTCGGCTACATGCACGGCGAGGAAGGGTTCTACCGCTACTTCTCCTACCTGAACCTCTTCTGCTTCTCCATGCTGATGCTGGTACTGGGCAACAATGCTCTCGTCATGTTCATCGGCTGGGAGGGCGTCGGTCTCTGCTCCTATCTCCTCATCGGCTACTACTTTCACAAGCAGAGCGCCGGCGACGCCGCCAAAAAGGCGTTCGTCGTCAACCGCGTCGGCGACTTCGGCTTTCTGCTCGGCCTGTTGACCCTTTACTGGACGCTGGGGAGCGAGCATGGCGTCTGGACCCTCAACTTCGTCGAGATCGCCAAACACGGCCATCTGCTGGGCGCCGGCAGCCTGGTGGTGACCATCATCACGCTCTGCTTCTTCCTCGGTGCCACCGGCAAGTCGGCGCAGATCCCTCTTTACACCTGGTTGCCCGACGCCATGGAAGGCCCCACCCCGGTCTCCGCCCTGATCCATGCAGCCACCATGGTCACCGCCGGCGTCTACATGATCGGCCGAATGAACGGCCTCTTCGCCATGGCTCCCGACACCATGATGACGATCGCCATCGTCGGGGCCGCCACCGCCATCTTCGCTGCCTCGATTGGCCTCGCCCAGAATGATATCAAGCGGGTGCTCGCCTACTCGACAGTCTCCCAGCTCGGCTACATGTTCCTGGCCATGGGGGTCGGTGCCTTTACCGCCGGCATCTTCCACCTGATGACCCATGCCTTCTTCAAGGCCTGCCTCTTCCTTGGCTCCGGTTCGGTCATTCACGCCCTGTCCGGCGAACAGGACATGCGCTTCATGGGTGGTCTGCGCAAGCATATGCCCTATACCCACGCCACCTTCCTCATCGCCACCATCGCCATCGCCGGCATACCCGGTCTGGCCGGCTTCTTTTCCAAGGACGAGATCCTCTGGTGGGCCTTTGCCTCGACCCGTGGCCACTGGCTGCTCTGGCTGGTCGCTGCCGGCGCCGCCGGCATGACTGCCTTCTACATGTTCCGCCTGGTCTTCATGACCTTCTACGGCAAGGAGCGCCTGACGCACCACGCCAAGCACCACCTGCATGAGTCCCCTTTCGTCATCACCCTGCCGCTCATGGTGCTGGCGGTGCTTTCGGTATTCGGTGGTTATGTCGGCGTCCCGGCCATCCTGGGCGGCGCCAACCATATCCACCATTTCCTGGAGCCGGTCTTCGGCCATTCGACCGAAACCTTTGGTCTCTCTGCCCACGGTAGCCACGCTGCTGAGTACGGTCTCATGGGGGTATCCATTGGCATCGCCGTGGTCGGCATTGCCCTGGCCTACCTCATGTACCTGAAGAGCCCGGAGCTGCCGGCCCGCTTCGTCGCCTCCTTCCAGGGCCTGCACCGGGCGGTATTCAACAAGTGGTACGTGGACGAGATTTACGACGCCCTCTTCATCAACCCCACCAAGCGACTCGGCACCTTCCTCTGGAAAGGGTTCGATGTGGTCGTGGTTGACGGCATCGTCAACGGAACCGGCAAGATTGTCGTCGCTTTTTCGAAGGCCCTTCGCTTCACCCAGACCGGCTATGTCCACAACTACGCCATGTCGATGGCGGTCGGGGCTATTGTGATCGTGGCCGTTTACGTCTTCAGGTAAGAGTGCTGTCCGATTTGCCATAGAGAGTAATCAAGGAGCGAATTCCAATGACCGAACATCTTCTCAGCCTGATGACCTTCTTCCCGCTTCTGGGACTGCTGGTCCTGCTTTTCCTGCCCCGGGAGAATGCCGGCCTGCTCAAGGGCTTTACCCTGGCGGTGACGCTGGCCACCTTTTTCATCAGCCTGCCGCCGGCATTCGACGACGTCTTCAAGACCTCGGGCGGAATGCATTACACCGAGTTCGCCAAATGGATCAGCATCGGCGACTATTTCCAGATGAACTACAGCGTCGGCATTGATGGCATCAGCCTCTGGCTGGTCCTGCTGACCACCTTCATCATGCCGATTGCCGTTCTCTCTACCTGGCATGCCGTCGAGAAGAACGTCAAGGGCTTCATGGCCCTGCTGTTGCTGCTCGAAACGGGGATGATCGGCGCCTTCGTCTCCCTCGACCTCTTTCTCTTTTACATCTTCTGGGAACTGATGCTGATCCCGATGTATTTCCTGATCGGCATCTGGGGGGGCAAGAACCGCATCTACGCCGCAGTCAAGTT
This window encodes:
- the nuoG gene encoding NADH-quinone oxidoreductase subunit NuoG, whose amino-acid sequence is MVNLTIDGKKVTVKRSATIYEAAKEAGIDIPVLCYAKKLLPYGACRVCLVEVEQMKGRLIPSCTTPVTEGMVVTTTSPEINKVRKTVLEFLLVNHVVECPVCDKGGECDLQDLTYEYEVVTNRFEGVKFDLPKDEVNPLIERNMNRCVLCGKCARVCDEIVGYGSYSFINRGFETKIATAFDRGLNCEFCGQCVSMCPVGAILPRPFKFKARPWQLKEVDSVCGYCGNGCTVTLGVLGNKVETIRFNDKTGVNDGNLCIRGRFGYSYVNSEERLKKPLLRKDGQLVEVEWPEALAAVADGLARAGKEKGLGILAGGRLTNEEIFLLKNLAKSLGTGNIDHSGGECYKGLTEGLQLTLGISASTATFPQVEQADVILAIRSDFYETHPVFGMVVNQAVKRHDAHLFIVSDKKGKFTKLPHAETLLSRPGLEVNILNAMAQVLLAEGLAVIDGVEGIDELKKALADYAPEQVAAQTGVAAEAIRQAARQLAGAKKSAILLAYGLPYTAQSRELAVAAANLAILAGNAGRPGSGLYLCGEKANSQGAIDLGLLPAAGALGAQEMLQAAAAGKLGALYIIGEDPLTSYPDRAKVEAALDKASFVVVQDIFLSPTALQADVVLPAASFAEKDGTFTNAERRIQRVRPGIASPGDAKSDYAIFTMLAACLGQQVSYTGPAAVFAEIAAAVPAYAGIDFNAIGPQGIVWGGESLSPRCKKVLPVAGGKALDAPFQLVTGSALYHSGTISSRAKGPLAVVPEPYLELSLQDAAALKIVDGEMVSVKGNGVVLKLKAKVDSRLPKGVVFAPYHFASAGLNRLYRGEAAVAVELSK
- a CDS encoding tetratricopeptide repeat protein, with amino-acid sequence MDCPKCKAPVSVRAKFCDQCGANLAANVEFLHQRALDHYHRGLIDESIRLWDEAIGLEPGYCKGYYYKGLALYDRGDLQLAVSAFRKALEGEKEPFRVYFKLGMAQYGLGDLAGSIESFRQALKLNPGSAETHYRLGLSCLRNNDLDGAQRALAEALGINPQYTRALYILGMVLSQKGEHDEAIAKFRKVVELSPTYTAARFELGMALFKKGSLSEAAEQFRMAVESNQRFAPGHFMLGESCRKLGEFGDAIGAYEQVLKLNPKDADTYIRLAECNLQLDFLDAAREALNKALAINPDNRDAQYLKKHLGEMTTPHKPGF
- the nuoH gene encoding NADH-quinone oxidoreductase subunit NuoH; this encodes MTPQMLSLSNAPLWFVVAMLVKIAAVFGVTMLMVAYATWVERKVIGHMQTRLGPMATGWHGLLQPIADGLKLFFKEDIIPAQASKVGFILAPMMILVPALITVAVVPFGPDLEIGGYLIPQQITDLNVGMLYVLAMAGLGVYGIVLAGWSSNSKYSLLGGIRSSAQMVSYELAAGLTIVSVFMLSETLSLRGIVAAQAGPLWGSIAFLPNWYVFSQPLAFGLFVICSLAEINRTPFDLPEAETELVSGFCTEYSSMKYALFFMAEYANMIVISALAATLFLGGWGGPFPGVINLLLKVFGFMFFFIWLRATWPRVRYDQLMFLGWKVFLPLSLLNIVVTGLVVVLVQ
- a CDS encoding NADH-quinone oxidoreductase subunit I, with amino-acid sequence MFKEFIQGLSITFKHMLPGHSTTVQYPLVKLQPSDRFRGLHRLVPARDREKCVACYLCPTVCPAKCITVESAENEKGEKYPKVYKIDLLRCIFCGYCVEACPVEALEMTDAYELANYKRDDFNFTKERLLK
- a CDS encoding NADH-quinone oxidoreductase subunit J, which codes for MEILFFYLVALVAVASALLVVTCKNPVNSALALVNTFFSLAVFYVMLEAPFMAAIQVMVYAGAIMVLIIFVIMLLNLGTATLKKVSHSVAGGAAVAALTLFVIGYFLNRSEPTGMTGDITSEVVARVGHTELIGKALFVDFLLPFEITSILLLVAIIGAVVLAKREV
- the nuoK gene encoding NADH-quinone oxidoreductase subunit NuoK, which encodes MITVHHYLILSAIIFSIGTFGVLTRKNAIVIFMCIELMLNAVNLTFIALSHHLGNLDGQVFVFFVMTVAAAEAAVGLALMITFFRNRESIEVDDINLLKW